One genomic segment of Burkholderia multivorans ATCC BAA-247 includes these proteins:
- the treA gene encoding alpha,alpha-trehalase TreA: MTSRRAESIVSAASTASHCAPAAPAAPRVRWAAALAVAYLAVAGCAAQADSANHAATQLAASPAATVPNATAATLLPPPSQLYGDLFVAVQTASVYPDQKTFVDATPDTDPATIMQLYQQQKAQPGFSLKAFVEQHFTPPAQGGVTPPPNQTLREHIDWLWPQLTRTTTTAPPYSSLIPMPKPYVVPGGRFREGYYWDTYFTMLGLQVSGREDLVDDMLDNFAHLIDTVGHIPNGNRTYYASRSQPPFFAYMVTLAAQAEGDKVYQKYLPALRKEYAYWMQGESTTPRGQAARHVVAMPDGAVLNRYWDASDTPRDESYLEDVTTAKAASGRAANDVYRDLRAGAESGWDYSSRWLGDGKTLATIRTTSIVPVDLNSLMFHLERTIVKGCTVTHDVGCVIDFSGRAARRALAINRWLWNRGGYYGDYDWQLRKPRDGVTAAALYPLFAGVAWPERAKATARQVRKTLLQPGGLATTTETTGQQWDAPNGWAPLQWIAIEGLRRYGEPALAKDIGTRFLADVKHVYATEGKLVEKYVVEGAGQGGGGGGEYPLQDGFGWTNGVTLKLLEMYGE, encoded by the coding sequence ATGACGTCACGTCGTGCCGAATCGATCGTATCCGCCGCATCGACTGCATCGCATTGCGCGCCGGCCGCGCCCGCCGCGCCGCGCGTTCGCTGGGCCGCCGCGCTGGCGGTCGCCTATCTGGCCGTTGCCGGCTGCGCCGCGCAGGCGGACAGCGCCAACCACGCCGCAACCCAGTTGGCCGCGTCGCCCGCGGCGACGGTGCCGAACGCGACGGCGGCCACGCTGCTGCCGCCGCCGAGCCAGCTGTACGGCGACCTGTTCGTCGCGGTGCAGACGGCCTCGGTCTATCCGGACCAGAAAACCTTCGTCGATGCGACGCCGGACACCGATCCCGCGACGATCATGCAGTTGTATCAGCAACAGAAAGCGCAGCCGGGTTTCTCGCTGAAGGCATTTGTCGAGCAGCACTTTACGCCGCCGGCGCAAGGCGGCGTGACGCCGCCGCCGAACCAGACGCTGCGCGAGCATATCGACTGGCTGTGGCCGCAGCTCACGCGCACGACGACGACGGCGCCACCGTACAGCTCGCTGATCCCGATGCCGAAACCGTACGTGGTGCCGGGCGGCCGTTTCCGCGAAGGCTATTACTGGGACACCTATTTCACGATGCTCGGGCTGCAGGTGTCGGGCCGCGAGGATCTCGTCGACGACATGCTCGACAACTTCGCGCATCTGATCGATACGGTCGGGCACATCCCGAACGGCAATCGCACGTACTACGCGAGCCGCTCGCAGCCGCCGTTCTTCGCGTACATGGTGACGCTCGCCGCGCAGGCCGAGGGCGACAAGGTCTATCAGAAATATCTGCCGGCGCTGCGCAAGGAATATGCGTACTGGATGCAGGGCGAATCGACGACGCCGCGCGGGCAGGCCGCACGCCACGTGGTCGCGATGCCGGACGGCGCGGTGCTGAACCGCTACTGGGACGCGAGCGACACGCCGCGCGACGAATCGTATCTGGAAGACGTGACGACGGCGAAGGCGGCGTCGGGCCGTGCCGCGAACGACGTGTACCGCGACCTGCGGGCCGGCGCGGAGAGCGGCTGGGATTACAGCTCGCGCTGGCTCGGCGACGGCAAGACGCTCGCGACGATCCGCACGACGTCGATCGTGCCGGTCGACCTGAACAGCCTGATGTTCCATCTCGAACGGACGATCGTGAAGGGCTGCACGGTCACGCACGACGTCGGATGCGTGATCGACTTCTCGGGCCGCGCGGCGCGGCGCGCGCTCGCGATCAATCGCTGGCTGTGGAATCGCGGCGGCTACTACGGCGACTACGACTGGCAGCTGCGCAAGCCGCGCGACGGCGTGACGGCGGCCGCGCTGTACCCGCTGTTCGCGGGCGTGGCGTGGCCCGAGCGCGCGAAGGCGACGGCGCGCCAAGTGCGCAAGACGCTGCTGCAGCCCGGCGGTCTCGCGACGACGACCGAGACGACCGGCCAGCAATGGGATGCGCCGAACGGCTGGGCGCCGCTGCAGTGGATCGCGATCGAGGGGTTGCGCCGCTACGGCGAGCCGGCGCTCGCGAAGGACATCGGCACGCGCTTCCTGGCCGACGTGAAGCACGTCTACGCGACCGAGGGCAAGCTCGTCGAGAAATACGTCGTCGAAGGGGCCGGGCAGGGCGGCGGGGGCGGCGGCGAATATCCGCTGCAGGACGGCTTCGGCTGGACCAACGGCGTCACGCTGAAGCTGCTCGAAATGTATGGCGAGTGA
- a CDS encoding MFS transporter, protein MSPVFLAPLIVACALFMESVDANIIVTALPAMARDFGHNPVTLNIAITAYVVGLGVFIPICGWLADRFSARAVFRTAIGIFVAGSLLCAASNSLGLLTFARFVQGVGGAMMVPVGRIIIFRAVPRSDLVRAMNYLAIPALFGPTVGPLVGGFITTYLHWRMIFFINVPIGLYGIYLATRHIANTHEPDPGPLDWFGFLLSASGAALLLMGLTLIDGALTTRTNALAMCATGAVLLALYVPYARRKERPVLDLSFLKIPTYHASVVGGSLFRIGLGAVPFLLPLALQEGLGMSAFHSGLITCASALGGAVSRSTATHTLRRFGFRTVLIYNAAFAGLAIAAYGVFHPGMPTWAIWVIVLVGGIFPALQFTSLNSMIYADISPRDAGRATSLGSVVQQMSLGLGVTVAGLVLHLSHWLQGHQAMVWSDFWPAFVVVGLCSFASIPITRRLPPGAGDEVARGKRQ, encoded by the coding sequence ATGTCGCCCGTCTTCCTAGCACCGCTCATCGTTGCCTGTGCGTTGTTCATGGAAAGCGTCGACGCGAACATCATCGTCACCGCGCTGCCCGCGATGGCGAGGGACTTCGGGCACAACCCCGTCACGCTGAACATCGCGATCACGGCCTACGTGGTCGGCCTCGGCGTGTTCATCCCGATCTGCGGCTGGCTCGCCGACCGCTTCAGCGCACGCGCGGTGTTCCGCACCGCCATCGGCATCTTCGTCGCCGGCTCGCTGCTCTGCGCCGCATCCAATTCTCTCGGCCTGCTCACGTTCGCGCGCTTCGTGCAGGGCGTCGGCGGCGCGATGATGGTGCCGGTCGGCCGGATCATCATCTTCCGCGCGGTGCCGCGCTCCGATCTCGTGCGCGCGATGAACTACCTCGCGATTCCCGCGCTGTTCGGGCCGACCGTCGGGCCGCTCGTCGGCGGCTTCATCACGACATATCTGCACTGGCGGATGATCTTCTTCATCAACGTGCCGATCGGTCTGTACGGGATCTACCTCGCGACGCGGCACATCGCGAACACGCACGAGCCCGATCCGGGGCCGCTCGACTGGTTCGGCTTCCTGCTCTCGGCAAGCGGCGCCGCGCTGCTGCTGATGGGGCTCACGCTGATCGACGGTGCGCTGACGACGCGCACGAACGCGCTCGCGATGTGCGCGACCGGCGCGGTGCTGCTCGCGCTCTACGTGCCGTACGCGCGGCGCAAGGAACGGCCGGTGCTCGATCTGAGCTTCCTGAAGATTCCGACGTACCACGCGAGCGTCGTCGGCGGGTCGCTGTTCCGCATCGGGCTCGGCGCGGTGCCGTTCCTGCTGCCGCTCGCGCTGCAGGAAGGACTCGGCATGAGCGCGTTCCATTCGGGGCTGATCACCTGCGCGTCGGCGCTCGGCGGCGCCGTGAGCCGCTCGACGGCCACGCATACGCTGCGCCGCTTCGGCTTTCGTACCGTGCTCATCTACAACGCCGCATTCGCGGGCCTCGCGATCGCCGCGTACGGCGTGTTCCATCCGGGCATGCCGACGTGGGCGATCTGGGTCATCGTGCTCGTCGGCGGGATTTTCCCGGCGCTGCAGTTCACGAGCCTGAACTCGATGATCTACGCGGACATCTCGCCGCGCGACGCGGGTCGCGCGACGAGCCTCGGCAGCGTCGTGCAGCAGATGTCGCTCGGGCTCGGCGTGACGGTCGCCGGTCTCGTGCTGCATCTGTCGCACTGGCTGCAGGGCCATCAGGCGATGGTGTGGTCGGATTTCTGGCCGGCGTTCGTCGTGGTCGGGCTGTGCTCGTTCGCATCGATTCCGATCACGCGCCGGCTGCCGCCCGGTGCCGGCGACGAAGTCGCGCGCGGCAAGCGGCAGTAG
- a CDS encoding winged helix-turn-helix domain-containing protein, protein MPTLSLAAARALHLAAQGLLTPPRRKATKADVLDTIRRMAQLQIDTIHVVARSPYLVLFGRLGAFRPQWLDEHLAEARLFEYWSHEACFLPVEQFGLMRYKMLDPSGMGWKYAADWHAQHRDEIARLLDRIRSEGPVRSADFVRADGMKGNGWWDRKPEKRHLEVLFTTGDLMVAERRNFQRIYDVRERVLPDWDDARDLPPREAVLPTLLDYTCRALGIVRADWVADYYRLPRRSYRAELERLAQAGELIPVQVADWKEPAYVHRSLEALLPAAAADTLRSTVTTLLSPFDPVVWDRRRAATLFDFDYTIECYTPAHKRRYGYFCLPVLHRGRLIGRVDAKAHRALGTFELKSVHIEPGVRVGSGLAADVAKAVRKLAAWHGTPQITVAHAPPELARALRDA, encoded by the coding sequence ATGCCCACCCTCTCGCTTGCCGCCGCCCGCGCGCTGCATCTCGCCGCGCAGGGCCTGCTCACGCCGCCGCGCCGCAAGGCGACCAAGGCCGACGTGCTCGACACGATCCGCCGCATGGCGCAGTTGCAGATCGATACGATTCACGTCGTCGCACGCAGCCCCTATCTCGTGCTGTTCGGCCGCCTCGGCGCGTTCCGGCCGCAATGGCTCGACGAACATCTGGCCGAAGCGCGGCTGTTCGAATACTGGTCGCACGAAGCGTGCTTCCTGCCCGTCGAGCAATTCGGGCTGATGCGTTACAAGATGCTCGATCCGTCCGGAATGGGATGGAAATACGCGGCCGACTGGCATGCGCAGCACCGCGACGAGATCGCGCGGCTGCTCGACAGGATTCGCTCGGAAGGCCCGGTGCGCTCAGCCGATTTCGTGCGCGCGGACGGCATGAAAGGCAACGGATGGTGGGACCGCAAGCCGGAGAAGCGGCATCTCGAAGTGCTGTTTACGACCGGCGATCTGATGGTCGCCGAGCGCCGCAATTTCCAGCGCATCTACGACGTGCGCGAACGCGTGCTGCCCGACTGGGACGACGCGCGCGACCTGCCGCCGCGCGAAGCCGTGCTGCCGACGCTGCTCGATTACACGTGCCGCGCGCTCGGCATCGTCCGCGCGGACTGGGTCGCCGATTACTACCGGCTGCCGCGCCGCTCGTATCGCGCGGAACTCGAACGGCTCGCGCAGGCCGGCGAGCTGATTCCGGTGCAGGTTGCAGACTGGAAGGAACCGGCCTACGTGCATCGTTCGCTCGAGGCGCTGCTGCCCGCGGCGGCCGCCGACACGCTGCGCTCGACCGTCACGACGCTGCTGTCGCCGTTCGATCCGGTCGTATGGGATCGTCGCCGCGCGGCGACGCTGTTCGACTTCGACTATACGATCGAGTGCTATACGCCCGCGCACAAGCGGCGTTACGGCTATTTCTGCCTGCCCGTGCTGCATCGCGGCCGCCTGATCGGCCGCGTCGACGCGAAAGCGCATCGCGCGCTCGGCACGTTCGAGCTGAAGTCCGTGCATATCGAGCCTGGCGTGCGCGTCGGCAGCGGGCTCGCGGCCGATGTCGCGAAAGCCGTCAGAAAACTCGCGGCCTGGCACGGCACGCCGCAGATCACCGTCGCGCACGCGCCGCCCGAACTGGCGCGCGCGCTGCGCGATGCGTGA
- a CDS encoding DUF1653 domain-containing protein translates to MTEQEAEQLATHRHYKGGLYRVIGVARHSETEESLVVYEHLWPHARGLWVRPETMFNETLPDGTPRFRKLRD, encoded by the coding sequence ATGACCGAACAGGAAGCCGAACAGCTCGCGACGCACCGCCATTACAAGGGCGGACTGTATCGCGTGATCGGTGTCGCCCGTCACTCCGAAACCGAGGAATCGCTCGTCGTCTACGAGCACCTGTGGCCGCATGCGCGCGGTCTGTGGGTGCGTCCGGAAACAATGTTCAACGAGACGCTGCCGGACGGCACGCCGCGTTTTCGCAAGCTGCGCGACTGA
- a CDS encoding GNAT family N-acetyltransferase, translated as MPAAADATLRFSTDKRELDVDAIFDFLHRDAYWSKGIPRDVVERAIEGSLCFGAYVGDRFVGFARLVTDHATFAYLCDVFVLPAERGRGYGRALIDHVFAQPMLAQLRRIMLVTSDAHALYRTVGFEAIAHPERVMEIRRPDIYTKR; from the coding sequence GTGCCTGCTGCTGCCGATGCCACGCTCAGATTTTCGACCGACAAGCGCGAACTCGACGTCGACGCGATCTTCGATTTCCTGCATCGCGACGCGTACTGGTCGAAAGGCATTCCGCGCGACGTCGTCGAGCGCGCGATCGAGGGGTCGCTCTGTTTCGGCGCGTACGTCGGCGATCGCTTCGTCGGATTCGCGCGGCTCGTCACCGACCATGCGACGTTCGCGTATCTCTGCGACGTGTTCGTGCTGCCGGCCGAGCGCGGCCGCGGCTATGGCCGCGCACTGATCGATCACGTGTTCGCGCAGCCGATGCTTGCGCAGCTGCGCCGGATCATGCTCGTGACGTCGGACGCGCACGCGTTGTATCGCACGGTCGGTTTCGAGGCCATCGCGCATCCGGAGCGCGTGATGGAGATCCGCCGCCCCGACATCTACACGAAACGCTGA
- a CDS encoding HAD hydrolase-like protein has protein sequence MTYRLVAFDFDGTLADSLDCFLAALSDASRLHGFRDADPAMRATLRTMSARDIVRALDVPVWKVPRVTIDMRRLMRARIAHVALFPGVETTFDALAARGIRIAIATSNAEDVVRDRLGPHAAARVDHFACGIPLFGKARRLRALAGEAGVRADQMLYVGDEIRDADAARRARIAFQGVAWGYTAPHALQPHCATPLLPHLDALLDRV, from the coding sequence ATGACGTACCGGCTCGTCGCTTTCGACTTCGACGGCACGCTTGCCGATTCGCTCGACTGCTTTCTCGCGGCGCTGTCCGATGCGTCGCGCCTGCACGGGTTTCGCGATGCGGATCCCGCGATGCGCGCGACGCTGCGCACGATGTCCGCGCGCGACATCGTGCGTGCGCTCGACGTACCGGTGTGGAAGGTGCCGCGCGTGACGATCGACATGCGTCGACTGATGCGCGCACGTATCGCACACGTCGCGCTGTTTCCCGGTGTCGAGACGACGTTCGATGCGCTCGCTGCGCGCGGCATCCGCATCGCGATCGCGACGTCGAATGCCGAAGACGTCGTGCGCGACCGGCTCGGCCCGCACGCCGCTGCGCGTGTCGATCATTTCGCATGCGGGATTCCGTTGTTCGGCAAGGCGCGTCGGCTGCGTGCGCTCGCGGGCGAAGCCGGCGTGCGCGCGGACCAGATGCTGTACGTCGGCGACGAGATCCGCGATGCCGACGCCGCGCGTCGCGCGCGCATCGCGTTCCAGGGCGTCGCGTGGGGCTACACGGCGCCGCACGCATTGCAGCCGCACTGCGCGACGCCGCTGCTGCCGCATCTCGACGCGCTGCTCGATCGCGTGTGA
- a CDS encoding DUF4142 domain-containing protein, translated as MNRFSPVSRLALSAVGLLLVAATATAQTAQPAASAPAAATTRIHEADQAFITDGTKTVSTQHDAARIADARTSDSQVKAFAQRVSTDDEKIIQAMRAASPRGVDVPANDPDTTVLNSIKSLRGAEFDKAYIEQVALAGQQKTISAFQAEIASGRDAKLKEVARQALPILQAHYADAQKLAQRHHLASAQ; from the coding sequence ATGAACCGCTTCTCCCCCGTTTCGCGCCTCGCCCTGTCTGCCGTTGGCCTGCTTCTCGTCGCCGCGACGGCGACCGCCCAGACCGCTCAGCCGGCCGCGTCCGCACCCGCAGCCGCGACGACGCGCATCCACGAAGCCGACCAGGCGTTCATCACGGACGGCACGAAGACGGTTTCGACGCAGCACGACGCGGCACGCATCGCCGACGCGCGCACGTCGGACAGCCAGGTGAAGGCATTCGCGCAGCGCGTGTCGACCGACGACGAGAAGATCATTCAGGCGATGCGCGCCGCGAGCCCGCGCGGCGTCGACGTGCCGGCCAACGACCCGGACACGACCGTGCTGAACAGCATCAAGAGCCTGCGCGGCGCCGAGTTCGACAAGGCATACATCGAGCAGGTCGCGCTCGCGGGGCAGCAGAAGACGATCTCCGCCTTCCAGGCCGAGATCGCATCGGGCCGCGATGCGAAGCTGAAGGAAGTCGCGCGTCAGGCGCTGCCGATCCTGCAGGCCCACTACGCGGACGCGCAGAAGCTCGCGCAACGCCACCATCTCGCATCGGCGCAGTAA
- a CDS encoding GNAT family N-acetyltransferase has product MTDASPLLEQPTLTGPRVELRPLATADRDALLDAAADGALWNLKVTVVPDAQTIDAYLATALDGRATGTVMPYTIVDRGSGRVVGSTRFWKIDRRNRKLEIGHTWLSASMQRTHVNTEAKWLLLAYAFDTLRCVRVQFTTDELNERSRAAILRLGAKQEGIVRHERIMPDGRKRNSVRFSIIDDEWPEVDARLRAKLGT; this is encoded by the coding sequence ATGACCGATGCCTCGCCGCTGCTCGAACAACCGACACTGACCGGGCCGCGCGTCGAACTGCGTCCGCTCGCGACGGCCGATCGCGATGCGCTGCTGGACGCCGCCGCGGACGGCGCGCTATGGAATCTGAAGGTGACGGTCGTGCCCGACGCGCAGACGATCGACGCCTATCTCGCGACCGCGCTGGACGGACGCGCGACGGGCACCGTGATGCCTTATACGATCGTCGATCGCGGCTCGGGCCGTGTGGTCGGCAGCACGCGCTTCTGGAAGATCGACCGCCGCAATCGCAAGCTGGAGATCGGTCATACGTGGCTGAGTGCGTCGATGCAGCGCACGCACGTGAATACCGAAGCGAAGTGGCTGCTGCTGGCGTATGCGTTCGACACGCTGCGCTGCGTGCGCGTGCAGTTCACGACCGACGAACTGAACGAACGGTCGCGCGCCGCGATCTTGCGGCTCGGCGCGAAGCAGGAAGGCATCGTGCGTCACGAGCGCATCATGCCGGACGGCCGCAAGCGCAATTCGGTGCGCTTCAGCATCATCGACGACGAGTGGCCTGAAGTGGATGCGCGACTGCGCGCGAAGCTCGGGACGTAA
- a CDS encoding LysR family transcriptional regulator, translated as MASLTHRHIEVFRALMLSGSTTRAAEMLYTSQPTISRELARMEQIVGFALFERTHGRLRPTMAALTLFDDVRLAYVGLERVAATAARLREFRDGQLSVIALPAFAHAILPGACRRFRDAHAGVSVSVATQESPVLEEWLTAQRYDVGLTEHDVAPPGTLLTPLLEVDEVCVLPDGHPLLARKAIDLADLADRPFVSLSLNDPYRVMIDDAFAQLGVAPRSVVETPSAVSVCAFVRQGLGAAIVNPLTALDFVGRDLHVRPLTRSFPYRVSVIVPEHRPKSLLVDAFADALRGEATAIRERLAAHLGARAAHAPRV; from the coding sequence GTGGCTTCGCTCACGCATCGTCATATCGAGGTGTTTCGCGCGCTGATGCTGAGCGGCAGCACGACGCGCGCGGCCGAGATGCTCTATACGTCGCAGCCGACGATCAGCCGCGAGCTTGCGCGGATGGAGCAGATCGTCGGCTTCGCGCTGTTCGAGCGCACGCACGGGCGGCTGCGGCCGACGATGGCCGCGCTCACGCTGTTCGACGACGTTCGGCTCGCGTATGTGGGGCTCGAACGCGTCGCGGCGACGGCCGCGCGGCTGCGCGAGTTTCGCGACGGCCAGCTGTCGGTGATTGCGCTGCCCGCGTTCGCGCATGCGATCCTGCCGGGCGCTTGCCGGCGCTTTCGCGATGCGCATGCGGGCGTCAGCGTATCGGTCGCGACGCAGGAGTCGCCGGTGCTCGAGGAGTGGTTGACCGCGCAGCGTTACGACGTCGGACTGACCGAACACGACGTCGCGCCGCCCGGCACGTTGCTGACGCCGCTCCTGGAGGTGGACGAGGTCTGCGTGCTGCCGGACGGCCATCCGCTGCTCGCGCGCAAGGCGATCGATCTCGCCGATCTCGCCGATCGCCCGTTCGTCAGCCTGTCGCTGAACGATCCGTACCGCGTCATGATCGACGATGCGTTCGCGCAGCTCGGCGTCGCGCCGCGCTCGGTCGTCGAGACGCCGTCCGCCGTGTCGGTCTGCGCGTTCGTGCGGCAAGGGCTCGGCGCGGCGATCGTCAATCCGCTGACCGCGCTCGATTTCGTCGGCCGCGACCTGCACGTGCGGCCGCTCACGCGTTCGTTTCCGTATCGCGTCAGCGTGATCGTCCCCGAGCACCGACCGAAAAGCCTGCTCGTCGATGCGTTTGCCGACGCGCTGCGCGGCGAAGCGACGGCGATTCGCGAGCGGCTTGCCGCGCATCTCGGCGCACGTGCCGCGCATGCACCACGTGTGTAA
- the lysA gene encoding diaminopimelate decarboxylase, with product MSLDSRQLAALAQQYGTPLWVYDADIIRDRIAQLRQFDVIRYAQKANSNVHILKLMRDEGACVDAVSLGEIERSLAAGFSPAGEPEGVVFTADLVDRPTLSAVLKHGVTVNAGSLDMLERVGQHAPGHRVWLRVNPGFGHGHSNKTNTGGPQSKHGIWIDDVPRAIALVRQYGLKLVGIHMHIGSGVDYGHLSQVCDAMVDLVTSLGHDIDAISAGGGLSIPYRDGEPRVDVDHYFRQWDAARKRIERHLGHAVRIEIEPGRFLVAEAGTLVTEVQAVNRRPKHDFVLIDAGFNDLMRPAMYGSYHAVSVHAHDGALPAGRPQVDIAIAGPLCESGDVFTQDAGGVVTHRKLPQPQIGDLLFLHDAGAYGASMSSNYNSRPLAPEVLVDRGTPRLIRRRQTIGELLALETFE from the coding sequence ATGTCCCTCGATTCCCGCCAGCTCGCTGCGCTCGCGCAGCAATACGGCACCCCGCTGTGGGTGTACGACGCCGACATCATTCGCGACCGCATCGCGCAACTGCGCCAGTTCGACGTGATCCGCTATGCGCAGAAAGCGAACTCGAACGTCCATATCCTGAAGCTGATGCGCGACGAAGGCGCGTGCGTCGACGCCGTGTCGCTCGGCGAAATCGAGCGCAGCCTCGCGGCCGGCTTCAGCCCGGCGGGCGAGCCCGAAGGCGTCGTGTTCACCGCCGATCTCGTCGATCGTCCGACGCTCTCGGCCGTACTGAAGCACGGCGTGACCGTCAACGCGGGCTCGCTCGACATGCTCGAGCGCGTCGGCCAGCATGCGCCGGGCCACCGCGTGTGGCTACGTGTAAATCCGGGCTTCGGTCACGGGCACAGCAACAAGACCAATACCGGCGGTCCGCAGAGCAAGCACGGGATCTGGATCGACGACGTGCCGCGCGCGATCGCGCTCGTGCGTCAGTACGGGCTGAAGCTCGTCGGGATCCACATGCACATCGGCTCGGGCGTGGACTACGGTCATCTGTCGCAGGTGTGCGACGCGATGGTCGACCTCGTCACCTCGCTCGGCCACGACATCGACGCGATCTCCGCGGGCGGCGGGCTGTCGATTCCGTATCGCGACGGCGAGCCGCGCGTCGATGTCGATCACTATTTCCGTCAATGGGACGCCGCGCGCAAGCGCATCGAACGCCATCTCGGCCACGCGGTGCGCATCGAGATCGAGCCGGGCCGCTTCCTGGTGGCCGAAGCCGGCACGCTCGTCACCGAAGTGCAGGCCGTCAACCGCCGGCCGAAGCACGACTTCGTGCTGATCGATGCCGGCTTCAACGACCTGATGCGTCCGGCGATGTACGGCAGCTATCACGCGGTGTCCGTGCATGCGCACGACGGTGCGCTGCCCGCAGGGCGGCCGCAGGTCGACATCGCGATCGCGGGGCCGCTGTGCGAATCGGGCGACGTGTTTACGCAGGACGCGGGCGGCGTGGTCACGCACCGCAAGCTCCCGCAGCCGCAGATCGGCGACCTGCTGTTCCTGCACGATGCGGGCGCGTACGGCGCATCGATGTCGTCGAACTACAATAGCCGGCCGCTCGCGCCGGAAGTGCTCGTCGATCGCGGCACGCCGCGGCTGATTCGCCGCCGGCAGACGATCGGCGAATTGCTCGCGCTCGAAACGTTCGAATAA
- a CDS encoding DMT family transporter — protein MQKTTDGWLSGLLGVIIFSGSLPATRVAVQGLDPLFLTFARATIAGALGLLLLGALKQKRPTRGEAASLLVVALGVVIGFPLLTALALRHVTSAHAIVFVGLLPLATALFGVWRGGERPRAPFWAFSLLGSGAVAAFALRNGGQASALGDALMLAAIVACGLGYAEGARLSRDLGGWQVISWALVLSLPLMLPLAWITRPATFDGIDTAALWGLAYVSLFSMLIGFVFWYRGLALGGIAGVGQLQLLQPFFGFVLAAGVLHETVPPSMVAVTAIVVGCVAGAKYFSKAVPVQRAG, from the coding sequence GTGCAAAAAACGACCGACGGATGGCTCAGCGGGCTGCTGGGCGTGATCATATTCAGCGGCTCGCTGCCCGCGACGCGTGTCGCCGTGCAGGGGCTCGACCCGCTGTTCCTGACGTTCGCGCGCGCGACGATCGCGGGCGCGCTCGGGCTGTTGCTGCTGGGCGCGCTGAAGCAGAAGCGGCCGACGCGCGGCGAAGCGGCGTCGTTGCTGGTCGTGGCGCTTGGCGTCGTGATCGGCTTTCCGCTGCTGACCGCGCTCGCGCTGCGGCATGTGACGTCCGCGCATGCGATCGTGTTCGTCGGGCTGCTGCCGCTCGCGACCGCGCTGTTCGGCGTATGGCGCGGCGGCGAACGGCCGCGCGCGCCGTTCTGGGCGTTCTCGCTGCTCGGCAGCGGCGCGGTCGCCGCGTTCGCGTTGCGCAACGGCGGGCAGGCGTCGGCGCTCGGCGATGCGCTGATGCTCGCCGCGATCGTCGCGTGCGGGCTCGGCTATGCGGAAGGCGCGCGGCTGTCGCGCGATCTCGGCGGCTGGCAGGTGATCTCGTGGGCGCTCGTGCTGTCGCTGCCGCTGATGCTGCCGCTCGCATGGATCACGCGGCCCGCGACGTTCGACGGCATCGATACGGCTGCGTTGTGGGGGCTCGCTTACGTGTCGCTGTTCAGCATGCTGATCGGCTTCGTGTTCTGGTATCGCGGGCTCGCGCTCGGAGGGATCGCGGGCGTCGGCCAGTTGCAGCTGCTGCAGCCGTTCTTCGGGTTCGTGCTCGCGGCCGGCGTGCTGCACGAGACGGTGCCGCCGTCGATGGTGGCCGTGACCGCGATCGTCGTCGGTTGCGTCGCGGGCGCGAAGTATTTTTCGAAGGCGGTGCCGGTGCAGCGCGCGGGGTGA